The DNA sequence ATGATGGTGATGACGCGCTCCACCTGCGGGGACAAAGTGACACCCGAAGTGTCCCCGCgtcccctccccgtgccccccccccccgcggtgTCCCCAAGCCCTCACCTCGTCCTCGGTCAGCTCGCCCGCCCGCTTGGTCAGGTCGATGTCGGCCTTGCGCAGCACCACATGGGCGTAGCGGCGCCCCACGCCCTGCGGCGGGGGACGGCGTCAGGGGGACAGCGGggagggggacacggggacacccccGTCACCGCGCCCCCAAAGCCCGGTGTCCCCTCACCTTGATGGCGGTGATGGCGAAGGCGATCTTCCGCCGGCCGTCGATGTTGGTGTTGAGCACGCGCAGAATGTGCTGGAACTTCTCGGGGATGACGAGCGactgcggggacggggacggtcCCCGAGGGATGGGGACAAAGGGACAGGGACGGTCACCGGGGGGTCCATGGGGGCAGCGGGAAGGACGGGCCATGGGGCTGGGCGGCCctggggggggaaaggggaggggggcttggggacaccctggggggtttggggacatccccggggggggggctcagggaCACCCCTTGGGGCTCGGGGACACCCTCAGGGGCTCGGGGCCACCCTCGGGGGGCGGGGATCGGGGCCACCCTGTGGGGCTCAGGGACACCCCTGGAGGCTTGGGGACACCCCTAGGAGGGGGG is a window from the Oxyura jamaicensis isolate SHBP4307 breed ruddy duck unplaced genomic scaffold, BPBGC_Ojam_1.0 oxyUn_random_OJ70451, whole genome shotgun sequence genome containing:
- the RPS18 gene encoding 40S ribosomal protein S18 — encoded protein: MARPSRCPHGPPGDRPCPFVPIPRGPSPSPQSLVIPEKFQHILRVLNTNIDGRRKIAFAITAIKGVGRRYAHVVLRKADIDLTKRAGELTEDEVERVITIMQNPRQYKIPDWFLNRQKDVKDGKYSQVLANGLDNKLREDLERLKKIRAHRGLRHFWGLRVRGQHTKTTGRRGRTVGVSKKK